A single genomic interval of Chryseobacterium paludis harbors:
- a CDS encoding DUF4249 domain-containing protein produces the protein MKNTFFIILSLFLLNSCEKEIDLDLADKSGNIVIEGNITDQPGPYIVRITKSVSFTQNNQYPAVTNAEVIVSDNTGQTETLQYIGDGKYQTNAFTGVSGRTYSLKIQAEGKQYTAQSTMPAAVDFEGLKQDSFVFGGTTTFTLLPIFTDPIALGNRYLFTFTVNNKPKKTFNVFSDNVNNGLPNQRPLFLPNDDGDDPDDVLVVVGDTIHVEMQSIDNNVFTYYSALLQIMDDGGAGVTPANPPSNINNGALGYFSAHTLSKRDFVIQQPN, from the coding sequence ATGAAGAATACATTTTTTATCATATTATCCCTGTTTTTACTAAACTCTTGTGAAAAAGAGATCGACCTTGATCTTGCTGACAAAAGTGGAAACATTGTCATTGAAGGAAATATTACTGATCAACCGGGACCTTATATTGTGAGAATAACAAAATCCGTTAGTTTCACACAAAATAATCAATATCCCGCAGTGACCAATGCTGAGGTTATTGTAAGTGATAATACAGGCCAAACAGAAACCTTACAGTATATAGGTGACGGAAAATACCAGACGAACGCTTTTACCGGGGTAAGCGGTAGAACCTATAGTCTGAAAATACAGGCCGAAGGAAAACAATATACTGCTCAGAGTACCATGCCTGCAGCCGTAGATTTTGAAGGTCTGAAACAAGATTCTTTTGTTTTCGGAGGTACAACGACTTTTACCCTTTTACCTATTTTTACGGATCCTATAGCGTTAGGAAACCGCTATCTTTTTACTTTTACGGTCAACAACAAACCAAAGAAGACCTTTAATGTATTTTCAGATAATGTAAATAACGGATTACCCAACCAAAGGCCATTATTCCTGCCTAATGATGACGGCGATGATCCTGATGATGTTCTCGTAGTAGTTGGAGATACCATTCATGTTGAAATGCAATCCATAGACAATAATGTATTTACTTATTATAGTGCTTTGCTTCAAATTATGGATGACGGTGGCGCTGGTGTTACCCCTGCCAATCCACCAAGCAATATTAATAATGGTGCTTTAGGATATTTTTCAGCGCATACGCTTAGCAAAAGAGATTTTGTTATCCAGCAACCCAATTAA
- a CDS encoding TonB-dependent receptor produces the protein MQTSFFKIAAASAALCFSTVAIAQQKFSVSGTIKDQKNGELMIGVAVKVAEDPSINVVANEYGFYSLSLPEGNYTMIISYPGYKDFEQTIKVDQNIKLDLPLSQEEEVERTAKIDEVIITGVKKDKNLSTAQMGTETLSIKNIEKLPVLFGEKDVMKTIQLLPGIKSNGEGSSGFSVRGGATDQNLILLDEAPVYNASHLLGFFSTFNSDALKDASIIKGNSPAQYGGRLSSVMDVKMKDGNNKDYNVNGGIGLISSRLSVEGPIQKEKSSFIVSGRRTYADLFLKGSDDYKDSKLYFYDLNLKANYQINESNRLYLSGYFGRDVLGVGKTFATDWGNTTATLRWNSIISSKLFSNTSFIYSDYNYKISLESNDNKFGLNSEIQDWNLKQDFTWFAGNKHSVRFGLQSIYHTLTPSSASGTSVSSFPRNPRYSWENAVYINDDFKATEKLTVNYGLRLSGFSVLGGDTFNSYENGVLTDSRFLEKGKFGKTYVNLEPRITANYRINEVSSVKGGYSRNTQNLHLLSNSSSGNPTDQWIGSSYTVKPEIADQVSVGYSRNFNNNNYELNAEIYYKSMQNQIDFKNGAQITFDTAADVESELLFGKGRAYGLELIAKKKSGKLTGWISYTLSKTERKINGINDNEWYNARMDKTHDLSIVATYQLNPKWSFSGLFVYSTGNAVTFPTGKYELNGETVFQYSSRNADRMPAYHRMDLSATYEPSSNSNKRFRGSWSFGIYNIYGRENAYTITFEDNPNNPGTTRAMQTSLFRWVPNITYNFKF, from the coding sequence ATGCAAACATCTTTTTTTAAAATTGCTGCTGCCTCTGCTGCGCTCTGTTTCAGCACTGTGGCTATAGCGCAACAAAAATTTTCCGTTAGTGGGACTATAAAAGACCAGAAAAACGGGGAACTCATGATCGGAGTTGCTGTAAAAGTAGCTGAAGACCCTTCGATTAATGTTGTAGCCAATGAATATGGCTTCTACTCTTTATCCTTGCCAGAAGGAAATTATACCATGATTATTTCTTATCCCGGCTACAAAGATTTTGAACAAACTATAAAAGTTGATCAGAATATCAAGCTGGATCTCCCTCTCAGTCAGGAAGAAGAGGTAGAAAGAACAGCAAAGATTGATGAAGTTATTATTACAGGTGTAAAAAAAGATAAGAATCTTTCAACTGCCCAGATGGGTACTGAAACATTAAGTATTAAAAATATCGAAAAACTGCCGGTTTTATTTGGAGAAAAAGATGTAATGAAGACCATTCAGTTATTGCCGGGTATTAAAAGTAATGGTGAAGGAAGCAGTGGATTCAGTGTAAGAGGTGGAGCAACCGATCAGAATCTGATCTTATTGGATGAGGCACCGGTTTATAATGCCTCACACTTACTTGGTTTTTTTAGTACATTCAATAGTGATGCTTTAAAAGATGCAAGTATTATTAAGGGAAACAGTCCGGCGCAATATGGTGGCCGTCTTTCTTCAGTAATGGATGTGAAGATGAAGGATGGGAATAATAAGGATTATAATGTCAACGGCGGAATAGGATTAATCAGCAGCAGGCTGAGTGTAGAAGGACCTATTCAAAAAGAAAAATCTTCATTTATTGTTTCAGGAAGAAGAACCTATGCTGACTTATTTCTTAAGGGAAGTGATGATTATAAAGACAGTAAATTGTATTTCTATGATCTTAATTTAAAAGCGAATTATCAGATCAACGAAAGTAACCGTCTTTATCTATCCGGATATTTTGGAAGAGATGTACTGGGAGTAGGTAAAACCTTCGCAACAGACTGGGGAAATACAACAGCGACATTGCGTTGGAATAGCATTATCAGCAGTAAGTTATTCTCCAACACATCCTTTATTTACAGCGATTATAACTATAAAATCAGTCTGGAAAGTAATGATAATAAATTTGGTTTAAATTCTGAGATCCAGGACTGGAATCTTAAACAGGATTTTACGTGGTTTGCAGGAAATAAACATTCTGTTCGTTTTGGTCTTCAATCGATTTATCATACGCTTACCCCGAGCAGTGCTTCAGGTACCAGTGTAAGCAGTTTTCCAAGAAATCCAAGATACTCATGGGAAAATGCGGTATATATCAATGATGATTTTAAAGCAACAGAAAAACTAACCGTTAATTATGGTTTGAGACTTTCCGGATTCAGTGTTTTAGGAGGTGATACTTTTAATTCATACGAAAATGGAGTTCTTACAGACAGTCGATTTCTGGAAAAAGGGAAATTTGGAAAGACCTATGTCAACCTTGAACCACGTATTACTGCCAATTACCGTATCAATGAAGTCAGTAGTGTAAAGGGAGGATATTCCCGCAATACCCAAAACCTGCACCTTTTAAGCAACAGCAGCAGTGGAAACCCTACTGATCAGTGGATTGGAAGCAGCTATACAGTAAAACCTGAAATTGCAGATCAGGTGAGCGTAGGATACAGCAGAAATTTCAATAATAACAATTACGAATTGAATGCTGAGATCTATTACAAATCAATGCAAAATCAGATCGACTTTAAAAATGGTGCACAAATCACCTTTGATACTGCAGCTGATGTAGAAAGTGAATTACTGTTTGGAAAAGGAAGAGCTTATGGTTTAGAATTGATCGCAAAAAAGAAAAGCGGAAAACTAACAGGTTGGATCTCCTATACTTTATCTAAAACTGAAAGAAAAATAAATGGAATCAATGATAATGAGTGGTATAATGCGAGAATGGATAAAACCCATGATTTATCTATCGTTGCCACCTATCAACTGAATCCAAAATGGTCTTTCTCAGGATTATTTGTTTACAGTACAGGAAATGCTGTTACTTTCCCTACAGGAAAATATGAGCTGAACGGAGAAACTGTTTTTCAATACAGCAGTAGAAATGCGGATAGAATGCCGGCTTATCACAGAATGGATTTAAGTGCTACATATGAGCCAAGTTCTAACTCTAACAAACGTTTCCGTGGTTCATGGTCCTTTGGTATTTATAATATTTATGGTCGTGAGAATGCTTACACCATTACTTTTGAAGATAATCCAAATAATCCGGGAACAACCCGCGCCATGCAGACCTCATTATTCCGTTGGGTACCAAACATCACTTATAATTTCAAATTTTAA
- a CDS encoding VOC family protein, translating to MKKVTGIGGIFFKCKDPKQMQEWYKTHLGLDTNDYGATFEWREAEDPSKEGATQWSPFAENTKYFEPSTKEFMINYRVADLEALVEELKKEGVTIVDEVATYDYGKFVHIIDVEGNKIELWEPK from the coding sequence ATGAAAAAAGTAACAGGTATTGGTGGCATATTTTTCAAATGCAAAGATCCTAAACAAATGCAAGAGTGGTATAAAACCCATCTTGGCTTAGACACAAATGACTATGGTGCGACTTTTGAATGGCGAGAGGCTGAGGATCCTAGCAAAGAAGGAGCTACACAATGGAGTCCTTTTGCTGAGAATACAAAATATTTTGAACCCTCCACAAAAGAATTTATGATCAATTACAGAGTGGCAGATCTTGAAGCTCTCGTTGAAGAGCTTAAGAAAGAAGGAGTAACGATTGTAGATGAAGTAGCAACCTATGACTATGGAAAATTTGTTCACATTATCGATGTGGAAGGAAATAAGATTGAG